In Amycolatopsis sp. EV170708-02-1, the following are encoded in one genomic region:
- a CDS encoding DNA alkylation repair protein, protein MDEVKSLVSAVRNGLAALADPGKAPSMRAYMKSEMPFLGVASPPRTALLKQVYAENPLPDRVSFSTAVLTLWREAEFREERYAAIALSGHRAYARWQDGELLGLYEEMIVTGAWWDYVDEVAIRRVGPILRAEPEAVTTLMLTWAYDEDRWRRRTAVICQIGAKGGTDTDLLTRAVEANIDDKDFFLRKGIGWALREYAKTEPDWVRAFVTAHPALSTLSRREALKHLGE, encoded by the coding sequence ATGGATGAGGTGAAAAGCCTGGTTTCGGCGGTTCGCAACGGTTTGGCCGCGCTGGCCGATCCGGGGAAAGCACCGTCGATGCGGGCGTACATGAAGTCGGAAATGCCGTTCCTCGGTGTGGCGTCCCCGCCTCGGACGGCCTTGCTGAAGCAGGTCTACGCCGAAAATCCGCTACCCGATCGTGTGAGCTTTTCGACGGCAGTTCTCACGTTGTGGCGGGAGGCCGAGTTCCGGGAAGAGCGCTATGCGGCGATCGCCCTTTCCGGGCATCGCGCGTACGCCCGTTGGCAGGACGGCGAGCTGCTCGGCCTGTACGAGGAGATGATCGTGACGGGCGCGTGGTGGGACTACGTGGACGAAGTCGCCATCCGCCGGGTCGGGCCGATCCTCCGCGCGGAGCCGGAGGCGGTGACCACGCTGATGCTCACTTGGGCCTACGACGAGGACAGGTGGCGTCGCCGCACCGCGGTCATCTGCCAGATCGGCGCCAAGGGCGGAACGGACACCGACCTGCTCACCCGTGCCGTCGAGGCGAATATCGACGACAAGGACTTCTTCCTGCGCAAGGGAATCGGCTGGGCCCTGCGCGAGTACGCGAAGACCGAGCCGGACTGGGTGCGCGCGTTCGTCACCGCGCATCCGGCACTGTCCACACTGTCCAGGAGGGAGGCGCTCAAGCACCTGGGAGAGTGA